TCCTCTTTGCCATATTGCAGAATTAACAGCTTCACTTACTGACACATGTTCAACTGTAACTTTCATATGTTTAGCTAAAAAATTCTTAACAATTGTAATTGCTTTTGAAGCTCTTTTTGTTCTGGGAAAATCAAAAGCTTTTCTTAAAGGGATTGTATAAATTCTTTCTATATCTGCCATATTACTCACCTTCTTTTATTTTTGCCTCTTCTTACTTTAGGTTCTGTTTGTTTTTCATTTAAAGTTGAACCTACTTTAAGGCTATTTCTTCTCCAATGTCTTCTTTCTCTATTTTGAATTACTTTTCTATTAGTTTTGGCAACTACCCAAACAGGCATTCTTCTATTTTGTTTTTTTGCTTTTACAAGAATGTCCTTTTCTTCTTTATCTTTAACACTACCCATAAAAATCACCTTTTTACTTCAAATTTTGGTTCATAATTATTTTGGAAAGATTGTAATATTTTCATCAGTTCTTCATCATTTAATTGTTTTCCATTCAATTGTTTTGAATACTGCAATAATAATGCAACAACTGAAAAATATTTTTTTTCATTGCTAATTCTTACATTCATAAGCCTTTCATATGCTTTTGGTTCTAATATTTTACTCATTTCCATTTTTATTAGCTGTTCTTTCTTAACCTTTTCCAATAAATCATTATGATCTTCCATTATTGTCCCTCTGCAACTTGTTTTGCAATATTATCTAGGAATTTCTTTCCTTTACCTGTTATAACTCTGCCTACTTTCTCTTTTTTGATAAATCCTTGTTTTTCTAATTCTTGTAATCCTCTTCTTATTATTGATCCGCTTGAATCTCTATGTTTTGAAGGTTTTCTACCCCTATTCTTTTTTCCACCATAATGGGT
The genomic region above belongs to Candidatus Micrarchaeia archaeon and contains:
- a CDS encoding DNA-binding protein, which translates into the protein MEDHNDLLEKVKKEQLIKMEMSKILEPKAYERLMNVRISNEKKYFSVVALLLQYSKQLNGKQLNDEELMKILQSFQNNYEPKFEVKR